GATACCGCCGACAATCTCGCAGCCGGCATTCTTGAAAGCGGCAATCTGCGCCGAATAATCATTGGTGCGCGGCTGGAAGAAGCCGGGGACAGTGATTTCAAATCCGGCCTTCTGTGTCGGCGCGGGCAGGCCGTAGTCGTTGTTGCCCCAGGTCTCGCCATCGGCGTTCTGCGGGAACAGCATGCCCACCTTGCGATTTGTGTCGAGCGTGTTCCACAGGCCGACAAAGGTGTTGAGGGCCTCGTCGAGACCCCAGAAGAAATGGTACGTCCAGTCGAACGGCTTGTTCTGGCCGCCGCGCGGAAAGATCACCGCCTGCCAGGGCGCTCCGGTCGACAGGCACGGGCATTCGTTGAGCTCCGCCTGGTCGGCCGAAGGACTGACGGTATCGGTCGTAGAGGCCGGCAGCAGCAGATGCACGCCATCGTTCAGGATCAGGTCACCGGCGACCTCAGCGGCACGGTTCGGGTCGGACTGGCTGTCGCGGATCAAAATCTCGACGTCGAACTTGCCGGCCGCAGTCTGAAGGCCGTCCTTCAGCGTGGCCTTGACCTTTTCGGCCGCCCAGCCATCCGTCTCGCCGAACAGCGCGAGCGGGCCCGTCGTCGGCGTCACGAAGCCGAGCTTGATCGTGCCGGCCGATTGCGCCTTGGCGATCATCGGCGCGCCGAGCGCCGCGGTGGCAAGGCCGGCACCCATGCCCTTGAGCACGGTCCGGCGGGATGGCTGCGCAAATTTCGTCTTCAGGTCCACCTTGGTCTCCTCCCTCTGGTGTTCTTGTCGTCTGCACGCATATTCGTCGACGGCCGGTCCTCCCAGACCCGGCGATCGCCTCACTTAATGCGGTTCATCGAACCTCCATCGATCACGATCTGGCTGCCGGTGACGTAGGACGAGCAGGGTGAGGCCAGATAAAGCGCCAGGCCCTTGATATCCTCCGTGTCGCCGATCCTGCCGATCAGCGACTGCTCCTCGAAGGCCTTCCGGTCGGCGGGGATCTTCAGCCGGCCGCCGGCAATATTGGTCATGAACGGACCGGGCGAGATGCAGTTGACGAGGATGCCGAACATCCCCAGTTCCATCGCCATCTGCCGGACGAAATGATCCACGCCCGCCTTGGCCGGCATATAGGGCGTGCCAACAATCGCCTCGTTGATCTGGGCGGCGATGGACGACGTGACGATGATCCTGCCGCCGCCGGTCTTCTTCATGTGACGCGCGGAATGCTTCACGGTCGTGTAGACCGATGAGAGGTTGACCTCGATGACCCGGTCCCAGTGGTGGTCGTCGAGCACGTCGATCGCTCCCTCCGGGATGCGCCCGCCGGTCGTCGACAGGAAACCCGGCCCGGCGTCGATACCGGCATTGGCGAAGACGATGTCGATCCGGCCATGCCGCTCAGCCACGGCATCGAATGCCTCCTTCACGCGCGGACGGTCGGTCACGTCGACCATCTGCCCCCACACATCGCCGCCATTGGCCTTGAGATCTGCCACGACGCTGTCGAGCTGCGTTGGGTTGAGATCGAAAATACAGACCCGCGCGCCGTTGTCGGCCATGACTTCGGCATAAGCGCGACCGATACCGCTGGCGCCGCCAGTGACGATGACTGACTTGTCACGAACGTCGAACATCTCTTGCAATGTCGCCATTCTTCTCCTCCCGATTACAGAGAGGCTAGCAGCGGCGGACACCCGATTTGATGATTTTTTTTAAATTTAATATATCGTCTCGTTATATTGATGCGTTCAAGCGATCACCCGCCTGCAACCATTCGAGGTTATGGCCCGTGAGCGCCTACCATAGTGCCTGAACAGCGACGACGACGATAAAAGCAACCACCACCGCGGACGCCATTCGTAAAACAGTACGGTTGGCCTGGGCGAGTACCTGTGGCTTCGGGTCTCGCTTAGGATTGAATTTGGGGCGACGTTTCTGTGGTCCCGCTGCCTGGGGCGATTTGTTTCCTGCTGCCATGGCTGTTTCGCTCGACGTGCTGGATTTCCGCAAGCTAATTTAGCATGAAATCTACCTGACGCTTAGTGCGCAACACTGCCGATATCCGGAACACACCCCATCTTTGCGGGCATCGCGTGTCGGGGAAGGTGATCCTTCCGTTCAGGAGCTCGATCAGCTGATCGATCTCTTGGAGGAGCGCGGGACGGCCGGCTTCTTCGGACATTTCTGGAAAGCCGCCGAGGATGCGGCGCGGCTGATGATCGCCGGCGAGACCGGCGTCCGGAGCATGTGG
The window above is part of the Rhizobium sp. WYJ-E13 genome. Proteins encoded here:
- a CDS encoding SDR family NAD(P)-dependent oxidoreductase, giving the protein MATLQEMFDVRDKSVIVTGGASGIGRAYAEVMADNGARVCIFDLNPTQLDSVVADLKANGGDVWGQMVDVTDRPRVKEAFDAVAERHGRIDIVFANAGIDAGPGFLSTTGGRIPEGAIDVLDDHHWDRVIEVNLSSVYTTVKHSARHMKKTGGGRIIVTSSIAAQINEAIVGTPYMPAKAGVDHFVRQMAMELGMFGILVNCISPGPFMTNIAGGRLKIPADRKAFEEQSLIGRIGDTEDIKGLALYLASPCSSYVTGSQIVIDGGSMNRIK
- a CDS encoding ABC transporter substrate-binding protein translates to MGAGLATAALGAPMIAKAQSAGTIKLGFVTPTTGPLALFGETDGWAAEKVKATLKDGLQTAAGKFDVEILIRDSQSDPNRAAEVAGDLILNDGVHLLLPASTTDTVSPSADQAELNECPCLSTGAPWQAVIFPRGGQNKPFDWTYHFFWGLDEALNTFVGLWNTLDTNRKVGMLFPQNADGETWGNNDYGLPAPTQKAGFEITVPGFFQPRTNDYSAQIAAFKNAGCEIVGGITYPDDLKTFINQCAQQGYRPKAVTVAAALLFPGGVQALGPLGDGMSSEVWWTPAFPFKSALTGQVSREIADQWENETKKQWTQPLGYSHAIWEVALDILKRASNPLDRTSIRDAMVKTKIDTLIGKVDFSTGPHKNVSTTPIFGGQWVKGETWPYDLKIVDNTVNKLFEPEQKMKVIPWAA